In Campylobacter concisus, the sequence AATTTTTACAAAAGCGCTGAAAATGTGAGCGAATTTGAGGTGCAAACAAGCGTTAAAAACCTAATAACTCTCATGCACACAGAGCTAAGCCGTGCAAATGTGAGTGTAAAATTTAGTGGCTTTAATGAACAAAAAGTTCGTCAGATAGAAAATATAATCCAACAAATTTTACTAATCCTAATACACAACGCAAAAGACTCACTTGTCGAAAGCTACAAAAATGAGCCACTAAAACGTATCATTGAGATAAAATTTAGAAGCTTTGAAGATAAGTGCTACATCGGAGTTTATGACAATGGAAATGGTGTAAGCGAGCAAATGAGTGAGAAAATTTTTACTTGGCTAAATACCACCAAAAAGCAAGGAAATGGCATAGGACTTTATTTTGCTAAAAAGCTAGCGCAAGAAAAGCTAAATGGTGACGTAAGACTCGTAAATAACGCAAAACCAACGGTATTTGAGCTAAGTTTTGATATAAATTTAAAGGACTAAAATGCAAGAAGTCTTAGAAATTTTAAAAAAGACGTCCGTCTTGGTAGTTGAAGATGATGATATGGCAAGAGAGCTTATTATTAGCGGGCTTAAACCTTATTGCGAGCAGGTAATTGGTGCTTGCAATGGACAAGATGGCGTGGAGAAATTTAAAAAGCAAGGTTTTGATATCGTGATGAGCGATATTCATATGCCAGTGCTTAATGGCTTTGAGATGATGAATGAGATGAAGCGCACAAAGCCACACCAAAAATTTATCGTCTTTACCTCTTATGATAGCGATGAAAATTTGATAAAAAGCATGGAGGAAGGGGCGATGCTTTTTTTAAAAAAGCCTATTGATATGAAGGATCTTAGATCAATGCTTATTAGTTTAAGTTTTGAACGAGATGAAAAGCTAGTTTATTTAAGTGATGAGGTGAGTATAAATTTAAAAAGAGAGAAAATTTATAAAAACGGCATTGAAATTTATCTTAGCTTTTTGCAAAATAAGATATTTTGGCTCTTTGCTTATAACCTAAATAAGCTAGTTACTTATGAGATGATAGAAGAATTTGTCTATGAGAGCGATGTTAGCAAGGCGGCTATCCAAAATGTGATACTTCGCCTAAAACGCGAGCTTGGTGTAAAATTTAAAAACATCAGCGAGAGTGGATATATTTTAATCACAAAATCTGAATGATTTAGAATTATCGCCACCTTGTACCATAGTACAATATACAAAAGTAATTAAATATACTAAAATACCGACAAATAAAAATAAGGAATAAAGAAGATGGCAGCAGTAGCTGGTATAGTTAAAAGCGTTTCATCTGATGTTATAGCGATAGACCAAAATGATCATGTAAGAGTTTTAGACGTAAATGATAAAGTATATATCGGAGAGGCTATAAAGGGCGAGAGTGAAAGCTCAAGTATTACAATCACTGCGAATGATGGACAAGATATATCAATAAACGGATACGATACTCTTTGGCTAGATAGTAGCGTAGTAAGTGATGATATTGGTGAGTCTAGCATAGATACTGACGCATTGTTTAAAGCACTTCTTGGCAATGATTATGTATCGATTTTAGATCATATAAATGAAAAAGTAGATGATATCCTTAGCGCAACCAATTTAGAGCAAGAAGAGCTAAGTGATGAGGCTAGCGTAAATATTAGTTTTAATGAAATAGATCCAAATTTAGCAAATGAGCATGGATTAAGAGAAGATGATCTTTTGACTAAAATAAACGAACATAAAGAGAGCGATAAGCAGATAGATCCTAGCTTTGAGCATACAAATCTTAATGCAACTACGATATATATAGATATCGATAACGACTTAAATAAACTTTCATAAATTTGAGCTTTTTGCTCAAATTTCTTCTGTTTTAGAAAACTCAAATTTATCTAATATCCTCTATAATAAGCCAAAAATTTCAAAGGAAAACGATGAAAAAAATTCTAATCATCGCAGGCTCTTGCAATAGTGGCACAGCTGGGCTTCAAGCAGATATAAAAACATGTGCTAGGCTTAATTGTTATAGTGCAACAGCGGTAACTTCTTTGGTTGCTGAGACTACGGATGCTGTAAAGAGTGTAGTTTGCTTAGAGCCTAGTTTTGTCAAAGATCAGCTAAATACGCTTGCGGAAGAATTTAGCTTTGATGCGATTAAGATAGGTATGTTATTTAGTGAAGAGATTATGGAAGTGGTGCGTGAGTTTTTACTAGCTCAAAACACCAAAGTAGTGCTTGATCCAGTTTGCGTCTCAAAAAGCGGACACAAGCTTATAAAAGATAGTGCGTTGGCAAAGCTAAAAGAGCTAATGAGCTTAGCTACAGTAACTACTCCAAATTTAGATGAGGCAAATGTACTTTTTGGTGATGATTATAAAGATTTGCCTTGTGACGTCATTGTAAAAAAACATATCAGCGAAGATAGCAGTATAGACACACTTTATAAAAAAGATGGTTCACTAAGGAATTTTAAAACCCCACTTGTTAATCCGCTTGTGATGAGTGGAACTGGTTGTAGTTTCTCAACTGCACTTGCTTGCTTTTTAGCAAAGGGCAAGAGCCTAGAGGAGTCTATACAACTTTCAAAAGAGTATATTTGCTCTATCATAAAAGAGAGCATAGATACAAAACTTGGTAAAAATCGCCTACTTTGGCATGGAGCGAAGTAAAATTTATCCCTCTGATCTTTGCACGGCAGCTGAGTGAGTGATGATGTCGTGCAGATTTAGTTTGTCTTTTCTAAAGAAACAAAGGCAAAGCCCAAGTATGCTAAAGCCAGCAAAGGCAAAGCAAATTTGGCGCAAGATGGTGTGAAAAAAGCTTAGTTTTCTGCCAGTTTTTAGGTTTATCAGATAAATTTCTTGTGCTTTATAGCCTGGAGTTTGTGCTTTTATGCTAAAAAAAAGGCACATTATAAGTGAGATCAAGCTATTTGCACCAAAAATGGCAATTTGGTTATGCAAAAATGCCTCTTTGCCATCAAGCACAAGATATGTTGTCGCATAAAATATCGGCATACCGATGATAAAAAGATCGATAACAAAGGCCTTTGCTCTAGCCCAAATAGGTGCGATTTTTGCCTTTTGCTTTGCCAAGTTAATTTCCTGTATTTATGTAGATACGGCTAAATTTCTCCCAGTCGTATAGATAGACTAGGCTGTCGCTCTTACCATTATCATGTGTGACGCAGAGCATAGTAGAGGCGCGTGAGACTTTGCGCCAGTGATTATAGAGATCAAGTTTTTTGATATCGCTTTCTAGTACACCAAAACAGCCTATATACTCATAAATACTAAGATCAAAAAAGCTCTTATTTTCGGTCTTTAGCAAGCGTTTTTTGCTATTTTCTTGCATTAAACTAGCTCTACGCCTTTGCCATTTACTACTTCACCGATCACGTAGCCATCGCTACTAGCTAGGACAGCATCTACGTTTTCTTTTGGCACAACCAATATCATGCCAACGCCCATGTTAAAGGTTCTCATCATCTCGCTTTCTTCTACTTTTTGAGCGATGATTTTAAAAATTTCAGGCGTTTTTATAGCGTTTTTTTGCACCTTTGCGCCAAGCCCAGCAGGGAAGACGCGAGGTAAGTTTTCAACTATGCCACCACCGGTAATGTGAGCCATTGCTGTGATCTTATCTTTTAATCTTAAAAAGTCGCTCACGTAAATTCTAGTTGGCTCAAGAAGTACGTCGATGAGCTTTTTATCGCCTACTTTTTCATCAAATTTTAGTCCAAGCTCGCTAACTACTTTTCTTGCAAGAGAGAAGCCATTTGAGTGCAGACCGCTACTTGGAAGTGCGACTAAAACGTCACCAGATTTTACAAATTTGCTCCTATCGATCTCATCAGCCTCAGCGATACCAACGGCAAATCCAGCAAGATCGAAGTCGCCTTTTTCATACATCGATGGCATCTCAGCTGTCTCACCACCAATAAGTGCGCATTGCGCCTTTTTGCAGCCATTTGCGATGCTTTTTACTACCTCTTTGGCGCTTTCTATCTCAAGCTTTGCAGTCGCGTAGTAGTCGAGGAAAAAGAGTGGTGTGGCGAAGTTGCAGATGAGATCATTTACGCACATTGCGACTAGATCCTCGCCAACGCCGTCAAATTTCTTAGCGTCGATAGCTAGGCGAAGCTTCGTGCCAACGCCATCGGTCGCGCCTAAAATAGCTGGATTTTTATACCCACTTGGTAGTCTGACTGCTCCTGAAAATGACCCAATGCCACCTATGACGTTTGGTGTTTGTGTAGATTTTACGAAAGGCTTTATCGCCTCAACAAAGCTATTTCCAGCATCTATATCCACTCCAGCATCTTTATAGCTTATCATCTTTGCCCTTTTTTGTAATTTTTTAAAACTTTAGCCAAAAGTTGCTAAAATTGTCATCAATTTTCAAAAATGGAGCGAGTTTGCAGAAATTTCCAAACGCTTATGTTATTACAGGCTCTATTGCTAGCGGTAAAAGTACGGCTATAAATTTGCTAAAAGAGCGAGGCTTTAGCGTGATTGATGCGGACGTGATCGCTCATGAACAGCTTGAAATTTGTAAATGTGAGATAGTGGAATTTTTTGGCAAGCAAATTTTAGATGAGACTGGCAAGATAGAGCGCAAAAAACTAGGTGCCATTGTTTTTAATGATCCAAAAAAATTAAAAATTTTAGAGCAAATTTTGCATCCAAAGATAAAGGAAGAAATTTTATCTTGCGCTACAAAGCTTGAGTGCTTGGGACAGGTTTATTTTGTCGATATCCCTTTGTTTTTTGAAAAAGAGGATCTCTACGCTGAGTTTAAAAATGTAGCCGTGATTTACGCACCAAAAGAGCTTTTACTAAGGCGTCTAATGAGCAGAAACGGTCTAAGTTTAGAGGATGCAAAAGCAAGAGTGGAGCTTCAGATGGATATCGAGCAAAAGCGAAAAAAAGCAAATTTTATCATAGATAATAGTGGTGATAAAGAAAATTTAGAGCAAGAACTAGAGAAATTTCTAAGGCAAATTTATGGCTGAGCTTATATAAATTTGGCAAAAAGTAGAGCAATTTTAAAGGAAAAATAATGCAAGTTTCAAAGTACAACGCTAGCGGTAATGATTTTGTCATATTTCATACATTTTTGAGCAAAGACAGAAGCGAGCTAGCAAGGCAAATTTGTAGCCGAACAAACGGCGTGGGAGCTGACGGGCTAATAGTACTTTTGCCTTACGAAAAGGGCGTGAAATGGGAGTTTTACAACAGCGACGGAAGCTACGCTGCGATGTGTGGCAATGGCTCGCGCGCGGCTGCTAGATATGCCTATCTAAATGGTCTTGTTAGTTCAAACGAATTTGTCTTGCTAACTGGTAGCGGCGAGGTTGTGGCAAGTGTTAAAAATGAGTGTGTCGAGGTTGTGCTAACAAGTCCAAAAATTTTAAGCGAGCCACTAAATGAAGGCGGCAAAACTTGGTATTTTTACGATACTGGCGTGCCTCATCTTGTAAATTTCACGCAAAATTTAGATGAATTTGACGTCAAAGAGTGCAGGGCGCTTCGCCAAAAGTACAACGCAAATGTAAATTTAGCCAAATTTGAGGGTGGAGTTTTAAAGGTTAGAACCTACGAAAAGGGCGTAGAGGACGAGACGCTAGCTTGTGGCACTGGCATGGCGGCTTGCTTTTACGGCGCTACTTTAAATTTAAACGCAGCGCAATGCCTAAAAGTCTATCCAAAAAGTGGCGAGGAACTTGGCCTTAGACTAGAAAGCGGCAAAATTTTATTTAGTGGAGCGGTGAAACACTGCTTTGATACGAGTATTGAAATTTAGCTATTTAGAGCGAGTTTTATACTTGCTCTTGGCTAGTTTGGCTAGTAATGGTAAGCAAATTTTTCAAATTTATATTACTAAATTTGCACCTAGCTGATGAAGTAAAATTTTATAGTGGTATTAATTTAAAATTTGAATACAAAATAACTAATTAAAAAAATTTCGAAAAATAAATTTTAATAAAAA encodes:
- a CDS encoding hydroxymethylpyrimidine/phosphomethylpyrimidine kinase, which produces MKKILIIAGSCNSGTAGLQADIKTCARLNCYSATAVTSLVAETTDAVKSVVCLEPSFVKDQLNTLAEEFSFDAIKIGMLFSEEIMEVVREFLLAQNTKVVLDPVCVSKSGHKLIKDSALAKLKELMSLATVTTPNLDEANVLFGDDYKDLPCDVIVKKHISEDSSIDTLYKKDGSLRNFKTPLVNPLVMSGTGCSFSTALACFLAKGKSLEESIQLSKEYICSIIKESIDTKLGKNRLLWHGAK
- a CDS encoding RDD family protein; this translates as MAKQKAKIAPIWARAKAFVIDLFIIGMPIFYATTYLVLDGKEAFLHNQIAIFGANSLISLIMCLFFSIKAQTPGYKAQEIYLINLKTGRKLSFFHTILRQICFAFAGFSILGLCLCFFRKDKLNLHDIITHSAAVQRSEG
- a CDS encoding response regulator transcription factor, whose translation is MQEVLEILKKTSVLVVEDDDMARELIISGLKPYCEQVIGACNGQDGVEKFKKQGFDIVMSDIHMPVLNGFEMMNEMKRTKPHQKFIVFTSYDSDENLIKSMEEGAMLFLKKPIDMKDLRSMLISLSFERDEKLVYLSDEVSINLKREKIYKNGIEIYLSFLQNKIFWLFAYNLNKLVTYEMIEEFVYESDVSKAAIQNVILRLKRELGVKFKNISESGYILITKSE
- the dapF gene encoding diaminopimelate epimerase — protein: MQVSKYNASGNDFVIFHTFLSKDRSELARQICSRTNGVGADGLIVLLPYEKGVKWEFYNSDGSYAAMCGNGSRAAARYAYLNGLVSSNEFVLLTGSGEVVASVKNECVEVVLTSPKILSEPLNEGGKTWYFYDTGVPHLVNFTQNLDEFDVKECRALRQKYNANVNLAKFEGGVLKVRTYEKGVEDETLACGTGMAACFYGATLNLNAAQCLKVYPKSGEELGLRLESGKILFSGAVKHCFDTSIEI
- the purM gene encoding phosphoribosylformylglycinamidine cyclo-ligase; the protein is MISYKDAGVDIDAGNSFVEAIKPFVKSTQTPNVIGGIGSFSGAVRLPSGYKNPAILGATDGVGTKLRLAIDAKKFDGVGEDLVAMCVNDLICNFATPLFFLDYYATAKLEIESAKEVVKSIANGCKKAQCALIGGETAEMPSMYEKGDFDLAGFAVGIAEADEIDRSKFVKSGDVLVALPSSGLHSNGFSLARKVVSELGLKFDEKVGDKKLIDVLLEPTRIYVSDFLRLKDKITAMAHITGGGIVENLPRVFPAGLGAKVQKNAIKTPEIFKIIAQKVEESEMMRTFNMGVGMILVVPKENVDAVLASSDGYVIGEVVNGKGVELV
- the coaE gene encoding dephospho-CoA kinase (Dephospho-CoA kinase (CoaE) performs the final step in coenzyme A biosynthesis.), with protein sequence MQKFPNAYVITGSIASGKSTAINLLKERGFSVIDADVIAHEQLEICKCEIVEFFGKQILDETGKIERKKLGAIVFNDPKKLKILEQILHPKIKEEILSCATKLECLGQVYFVDIPLFFEKEDLYAEFKNVAVIYAPKELLLRRLMSRNGLSLEDAKARVELQMDIEQKRKKANFIIDNSGDKENLEQELEKFLRQIYG